The following proteins are encoded in a genomic region of Ovis canadensis isolate MfBH-ARS-UI-01 breed Bighorn chromosome 12, ARS-UI_OviCan_v2, whole genome shotgun sequence:
- the RHEX gene encoding regulator of hemoglobinization and erythroid cell expansion protein, protein MLNQVMEVWHGVVIAVVSLILQACLLAVINYLLSRHMAKENERILKGARSQAPSFSPTDCSPPAAKERKETRAERNVLVPEPRYRHDSDTSSDSSDSSNSSPPTTSQVTKDVNYTQVVFTAPGERRNDSVLDYENIKEATDYVNVNRKSHKPNIWTFVNPAVSEPVEYTQVVM, encoded by the exons ATGCTGAATCA GGTCATGGAGGTCTGGCATGGAGTAGTGATCGCAGTCGTGTCGCTGATCCTGCAGGCCTGTCTCCTCGCAGTCATCAACTACCTGCTCAGCAGGCACATGG CCAAGGAAAATGAGCGCATACTGAAAGGGGCCAGGTCCCAGGCCCCCAGCTTTAGTCCaactgactgcagcccacctgctgccaaggagaggaaggagactcGAGCAGAGAGGAACGTCCTGGTGCCTGAGCCCCGCTACCGGC ACGACAGTGACACGTCCTCAGATAGCTCTGACAGCTCAAACAGCTCACCTCCCACCACTTCCCAG GTCACCAAGGATGTGAACTACACACAAGTAGTCTTTACAGCCCCTGGAGAGCGCAGAAATGACTCTGTCCTGGACTATGAGAACATAAAAGAAGCCACAGATTATGTCAATGTCAACCGAAAGAGCCACAAGCCCAATATCTGGACTTTTGTGAACCCTGCTGTCTCTGAGCCAGTGGAATACACTCAAGTGGTCATGTGA